AGGACTGCCTCCGCGAACTTCAAAGGAGAGGAGTGCGGATATGAAGATGCCACTATTCGCGATTCATGCGAGCGCGGTATCGTGCAGCGATCCGAAGGATAAACCCATGGATCACACAAGCGAGGCCCCACAAGGCGACGAGAATCGCGACGAGGGCTTCCCACCCATAGCTCTTAGGGCCTTCCATGACCTGAGAGCCTTTCAACCAACAGCTCAAATCTCCAGCCGAAACGAATCCAAGAGCAAGGGGGTGACGGTATGAACGTCTACCACCAACCCCATGCGAAGAGACGCCGCCCGGAGATCGACGAAGGCCTCGACCGCTGCATGGAAAAGGCCAGCTACGGAAAGCCATGGACGCAGAAGGCCATCGCAGACGAGTGCGGCTGCCGGCTCCAATACATCCAGCAAGTCGAGCTGAACGCCCTCAAACACCTCCGCAACAGACTAACGACCGAGGCCAAAGAGATCACCCCTCTCAATTTCCTCCCTTCAAACTTCCTAAGAGCCCAATGATCCCCGGCTTTCACACTTCACTCTTCGAACTTTCCACTTCCTAAACCGTGATCCCGATCCAGCATACCTACCCCTGCGTTATCGCCTACGAGTTTGAGACAGGCACCGCACTGGATGGCTCGCCCGTGCCCAAAAATGCTACCGAGGAAGAGATCCGAGAGGCTGCCTGCAGGCTCCTCGACCCCGAACTCCCCGCAGACCTCTACTGCAACCTAGCGGAGGCCACTTTCATTTACTACACACCCGCCGGAATGCCCGGCTGGTCCTTCCGCCTCGAGGAAGACGAAACAATCCCAGCAACCGCTTAACGACCATGCCAGAAAAACGAGCCATCCTCATCCCCGTAGCCCAGCTTCTTTTCGATCCCGAAATCCAAATGCGGACTGGATTGGACGATGACCACCTCGGCGATTTGGTCGCCGCTCTCAAAGCAGGTAAAGACTTACCCCCAATCGACGTTTTCCCCGCACAAGGCGACGACCCCATCGGCCCGAATGGAGAGCACTATTATATAGCGGATGGAAACCACCGTGGCTCTGCCTATCGCCTCGCCGATCGTGAGCA
This Verrucomicrobiota bacterium DNA region includes the following protein-coding sequences:
- a CDS encoding ParB N-terminal domain-containing protein, with amino-acid sequence MPEKRAILIPVAQLLFDPEIQMRTGLDDDHLGDLVAALKAGKDLPPIDVFPAQGDDPIGPNGEHYYIADGNHRGSAYRLADREQIAIYQHTGGRAAAIKFALGANAEHNALRRTNSDKRKAVKT